The Gracilibacillus caseinilyticus genome segment GATCTTTAACATGTTTATTATCGGATCGTGGAGGCAGAGATTCATGATGGGAGTCAAGGTAGCCATGGATAAATCCTGCATTGTAGAACAAAATGATTTCATCTATTGTTTTTCTTATGCCATCGTATTCGTTATTGGGGAAATTGTGCCATTTTTTCTCCTCCAATAAGTGCTGAATAATATGGGCGCTAATATAAGGAAAATGATCGATCATCTGCAGGAATATCCGTTGATCTGTAATAACATGCCCTTTTTTATAACCGATTTCTTTTATATTGTTTAAAACAGCTTGGTTTGTTGTAATAGGTATTTTCTTGCTTATTAAGTAGATAAGACTTTGCAAGAAGACAGTCAGCTGTTCTGGTTGATCATGCTCGATAAGTGATGAGACGATTAATTGTTTCTTTTTTTTCATCCAGTGTGAGACCTTTTCTTTACATGAAGATGATGTCACATACTGCACTCCTTTCTAAAAACGTATGTTTGGTTGTGTATTAGGAAACGGCGACAAAAAGTTGGTCATCCTAAAAAAATAGCATCACTTACTAGTTTATAAGATTAAACAGATATTTAAAGTGGTATATTTATATATACCGTATAAGGAGCGATATGAAGATGAATCAAAACCTGGAAAGTATAAAGGTGACCTTGGATGTTGTTTGTGGTAAATGGAAAGCAGTTATTTTGTTGACTCTTTACGAAAAAGGTACTTTACGTTTTGGTCAATTAAAGAAGCAGATACCATTAATCAACCATCAGACACTGATCAAACAGCTGAAAGAATTAGAACAAGATAGGTTGATTAAAAAGAAGTCCTATCAGGTTGTACCTCCTAAAGTGGAATATTCATTAACTGACTATGGAGAAAGCATCAAAGGGTTATTATATGAGATGATTGAGTGGGGAGAGCAGCACCTGCAGAACAAAACGCCTTCCTGAGGAATGACCAAATTGTGTAATCTAACAAAACTATCTAAAAGTAATACATTGTTGAAGCATACTGCGAAGTAATGACAATTTGTTGAGACTTCTTTATGCTAACAAGTGTTGAAGTTGACAGATTTAGTGTGCTTGAATACCGCTCCGGCCAACCACCTCATTCTTATGATGTATAATGTCTAGCACCACCGCTTTTATCCGTTTCAATAGTTGTAGAGCTTTGTTATGCACTTCAAGAATGTCAAAATTGAAATAAGTGTTTCCTTAGGTATTAGATCGGATGGTTTTAAGAAGATACGGTATAAGAGTAAAGCCGAGTGTAATACGAATAGATGAGAATTCGTATTACACTCGGTTTTGTTTTGACTGAAATTGTTTTTTAATACTCAGTCAAGAAAGTATATAAGTGCAGCCATAGCAGTAATCATATTGAACATGAAGTAGAGTTCCTATAATATGGATTATGTTAACTAACTGCTTAGTGTTTATTTTGAAATGATTCATGTGCTGAGATATCGCTCCGGCCAACCACT includes the following:
- a CDS encoding STAS domain-containing protein; translation: MTSSSCKEKVSHWMKKKKQLIVSSLIEHDQPEQLTVFLQSLIYLISKKIPITTNQAVLNNIKEIGYKKGHVITDQRIFLQMIDHFPYISAHIIQHLLEEKKWHNFPNNEYDGIRKTIDEIILFYNAGFIHGYLDSHHESLPPRSDNKHVKDLPVPIIKVDDDIDICPLIGTLDDNKTTLLINMTIQHIAETKMDYVIFDFTGITTVTDSGIYNLFYTVQLMELIGLTIIFTGIRSQSALHSSLLSQKLKDKQVFQTVKDALESLNKNHETG
- a CDS encoding winged helix-turn-helix transcriptional regulator — encoded protein: MNQNLESIKVTLDVVCGKWKAVILLTLYEKGTLRFGQLKKQIPLINHQTLIKQLKELEQDRLIKKKSYQVVPPKVEYSLTDYGESIKGLLYEMIEWGEQHLQNKTPS